From one Ursus arctos isolate Adak ecotype North America unplaced genomic scaffold, UrsArc2.0 scaffold_1, whole genome shotgun sequence genomic stretch:
- the LOC125281319 gene encoding gamma-crystallin F-like: MGKITFYEERGFQGRHYECSGDHPNLQPYLSRCNSIRVDSGCWMVYEQPNYAGCQYFLRRGDYPDYQQWLGLSDAVRSCRLIPHTSSHRIRIYEREDYRGQMVEITEDCSSLHDRFHFSEIHSFHVLEGCWVLYEMPNYRGRQYLLRPGDYRRYHDWGATSARVGSLRRAVDYY, translated from the exons ATGGGGAAG ATCACCTTCTACGAGGAGCGGGGCTTCCAGGGCCGCCACTACGAGTGCAGCGGCGACCACCCGAACCTGCAGCCCTACCTCAGCCGCTGCAACTCCATCCGCGTGGACAGCGGCTGCTGGATGGTGTATGAGCAGCCCAACTACGCGGGCTGCCAGTACTTCCTGCGGCGCGGGGACTACCCCGACTACCAGCAGTGGCTGGGCCTCAGCGACGCGGTCCGCTCCTGCCGCCTCATCCCGCAC ACCAGCTCCCACAGAATCAGGATCTATGAGCGAGAGGACTACAGGGGCCAGATGGTAGAGATCACTGAGGACTGCTCCTCGCTCCATGACCGCTTCCACTTCAGTGAGATCCACTCCTTCCACGTGCTGGAGGGCTGCTGGGTCCTCTACGAGATGCCCAACTACCGGGGGCGACAGTACCTACTGAGACCGGGGGACTACAGGCGCTACCACGACTGGGGGGCCACGAGTGCCCGAGTGGGCTCATTGAGGAGAGCCGTGGATtactattga